TTTGACAGGTCTTATAATAtccaaatttatatatttattcctttcaaatttataattttataatatccAAAAGCTTCGACGCTATATCATCATTAGCTACACTGAAAAAATCGATTACAGGTTTTGATAATTTGATGTATTATTGAAGAAATGTGAGAGTAGATATAGATGTATAACTACAGCTTATGCAAGAATCCAGTGAAAAGATACATGGCAATGCTAAATTTTCAAGAATTGATTTGCTTAATGTAAGAAGCTTGCTTAGACTCAACAAAATTCTTTATGGTTGAGGCATTGCCTTGTAAAACAACCCTTCCATCTTCCATGTAGACGGCACCATCTGCATACTCGAGTTCTTCTAAACGATGAGTAACCCACAATGCTGTAGTTCCTTTGGAACTAGCCACAGAGCTTTTAACTGCTTTTACAACCCCAGCCTATCAAAAAGTAGCAAATAATCTTTGTTCACATTTTGAATGATGCATCCTCAACATAGTAGGCTGATACATATACTGATATAAGCTAGAGTCCATGTTCAAATACACTTGGGTATGCAGCAATACTAGGTTAATTGCGACATCATATCATGTTAATCAACAATTATATGAAGCCATGACCTCAAATTAAGCAAGAATGTAGATCACAACAAAACTAACTTATTTGACATCTTAAGAATATACATATATCTAATGCTGAATATACTTAGATCGTTCTAACCACTATATTTTGATTCCAGGCAGCAACCTAAATGAATATCCTGAACTTAATAATATGTAAAGACCAATGCACATGCAGCCGTGCATATATCTTACCAGCCATATAGCTCAACATACCAATACAGGCAAAGTGAAAGTGTGAGGATGTGTTTTCCGTAGGATCATTACCAGTAGAAGTGAGTCCAACATCTGTAGGATAGGTGTGGATACCTCACCTTtcttatttttggtaaaaaattTGGATATCTCAATTTTACTTTTCTGTGAAATGTTTTAAACTTGTGACTCTTCTATGCATTTTCAGGATTTCAGAGAGTGGCTTTGGTTATTTATTTTAGGATTTCACCCGTAGTCCAGTAATACTTTACTTCAGATAGCACAAGTTGTGAGAGACCATTAAATTCTTATCCCAGTCATTCCACAAACAACTGAAAAAAGAAACTAGGCCATTAGCCATACCTGATCATCTTCATCCAAGAATGATGTAAGTTCATCTAGTAACAATACTTTGCATGCTTCCGCCAGAGCGCCAGCTACAGCAACCCTTTGCTTCTGACCACCACTAAGGGTCTGAACGGGTCTCTAGATGTTTGAAAACAACAGTCAGATTTGCAGAAATATTTAGctcataaacattaaaataatttatcttaTTTTGACATACTTTCAAATATTCATACATGCCTACAGCATCCAAAGCTTCAGCCACTCTAGATGTAATCTCATCATTGTCTATATTGAATTTGCCAAGGCCAAAAGCCACATCCGCCTCCACAGTGGGCATAACTACCTGCCAAAAGAATGGGGAGACTACAAAATGgcttataaaaataatttctgACTTAACACAGATTTGACATGTAGCTACACATGGCCATTTCTGATGACAAAAACTGAAATGGTAGAAGCCCTTCAAAAGTTTAAGTTTTCTGACGTATCCTGTGCATTACCTAATTAGATCCACGACAATGCCTCCGTTTCTCTAATATTAACCATATATACAAGAGGAGAAGAAGTTAAATAAGTGTTTATCATGTAGCTCCTACATATTACTTGTTGAAGAATGATGGCATGTCCCATAATTTATTCCAACCAACATAAATCACAAGAGTCACAACAAACTGCACAACACCTTTGTAAAGTTTTCCTAAATATATTAGCTTAGTGTTCTAAAGTGCTGGTGGCTTATATCAAAACATTTTAACTTATGAAAAAGACAAACAAAAAGGGATTTATGGCAATCTGACTACACCAGAGAAATAATTTACAGGGTTACAAACGTGACATGTACTTGATCGTTACCTGATGATCAGGATTCTGGAATACAAAACTCCTGGGCT
The Salvia splendens isolate huo1 unplaced genomic scaffold, SspV2 ctg145, whole genome shotgun sequence DNA segment above includes these coding regions:
- the LOC121789119 gene encoding ABC transporter I family member 10-like, translating into MNATAVVRATAAVQFPVPLAHSTGENYAAASVSTAVANSTAIECRNLSYSVRTRQGNFVPIINDCSLTIPSGQFWMLLGPNGCGKSTLLKILGGLLNPGGGYLHVKKPRSFVFQNPDHQVVMPTVEADVAFGLGKFNIDNDEITSRVAEALDAVGMYEYLKRPVQTLSGGQKQRVAVAGALAEACKVLLLDELTSFLDEDDQAGVVKAVKSSVASSKGTTALWVTHRLEELEYADGAVYMEDGRVVLQGNASTIKNFVESKQASYIKQINS